In Mangifera indica cultivar Alphonso chromosome 1, CATAS_Mindica_2.1, whole genome shotgun sequence, a single genomic region encodes these proteins:
- the LOC123228690 gene encoding receptor like protein 27-like, translating into MEQFQHPGPISTVDLRDNVIHGPIPDSIFQLLGLIQLSLANNNFSGNVQVEMLSELKNLTGIDLSYNALLSVTGKVTLPQLEYVFLSSCSITEVPIFLSTVSFMNLDLSNNSIFGRISQLELGNCSNLFDLNLSHNLLTSVEYISSMANLRILDLSSNLLRGQLVDLPTGVIFFSASNNDLTGVIPPSFCNGSRVQSLDLSHNGLSGNIPECLAKSNVDMEFLNLAMNNFHGSIESLTFPDPCGVTALMLNDNQLEGPLPSSLVNCRGLDILDVGNNRINDSFPNCFMVPLAIPAQDFSSFG; encoded by the exons ATGGAGCAGTTCCAACACCCTGGTCCAATAAGTACAGTTGATTTGCGTGATAACGTGATTCATGGTCCAATTCCAGATtcgatttttcaacttttgggTCTCATACAACTATCACTTGCAAACAATAACTTCAGTGGTAATGTGCAGGTAGAGATGCTTTCAGAGCTCAAAAATCTTACAGGTATTGATCTTTCATATAATGCGCTTTTGTCAGTAACAGGAAAGGTCACCTTGCCCCAGCTTGAATATGTCTTTTTATCATCTTGTAGCATAACTGAAGTCCCGATTTTCTTAAGCACTGTAAGTTTTATGAATCTAGACCTTTCTAATAACTCAATCTTTGGCCGAATTTCCCAATTGGAGCTTGGAAATTGTTCCAACTTGTTTGACCTAAATCTGTCTCACAATTTACTTACCAGTGTTGAGTACATTTCATCCATGGCCAACCTTCGAATTCTTGACCTTTCATCCAACTTACTCCGAGGACAACTTGTGGATCTACCAACTGGGGTTATTTTCTTCTCAGCTTCAAACAATGATCTGACAGGAGTGATCCCTCCGTCATTTTGTAATGGGAGCAGAGTTCAATCTCTTGACTTGTCCCATAATGGCTTAAGTGGAAACATTCCAGAATGTCTTGCGAAGAGCAATGTAGACATGGAGTTTTTGAATTTGGCAATGAACAACTTCCATGGCAGTATAGAATCTCTAACGTTTCCCGATCCATGTGGTGTGACAGCTCTTATGCTTAACGACAATCAATTGGAGGGACCATTACCATCCTCTTTGGTTAACTGTCGAGGTTTGGATATTCTTGATGTTGGGAATAACAGGATTAATGATAGCTTTCCGAATTG TTTCATGGTCCCATTGGCAATTCCAGCACAAGATTTCTCTTCCTTCGGTTAA
- the LOC123228786 gene encoding receptor-like protein 6 yields MWALFFFFFFILHLQVVCSSFSPSPILCSPEQSVALLHFKNTFSLYEYGSGFCDGYPKTESWKEGSDCCLWDGVTCDTFTGHVIGLDLSSSWLRGSVNDDSSLFLLHHLQKLNLACNNFLESQISSRFGKFTKLTHLNLSDSNLFGLVPTEMFLLSHLISLDLSNSGLSMDQHGFNKLLQNLTEIRYLHLDSVDMSTVSTGSLVNLSSSLISLNLKNTQIQGKFPKEIFLFPFLQTLILSTNRDITGNLPEFNKCSPLKVLDLFGCNFQGSLPSSLGNLTEITYMDLSWNGFTGQVPTSLSKLVQLTWLSLTRNNFSGKFPDVLGNLNKLETIDLSFNNFSGQLPTSIFNVNGLLSLDFSYNQFQGQFPTQISGLPYLGDIKLNNNF; encoded by the coding sequence atgtGGGcgttattcttcttcttcttcttcatcttgcaTCTTCAAGTTGTTTGTTCATCCTTTTCTCCATCACCGATACTCTGCTCCCCTGAACAAAGTGTTGCTCTACTTCATTTCAAGAACACCTTTTCCCTTTATGAATATGGTTCTGGGTTTTGCGATGGGTATCCTAAGACAGAGTCCTGGAAAGAGGGTAGTGATTGCTGTTTGTGGGATGGTGTCACTTGTGATACATTCACTGGACATGTGATTGGCCTCGACCTTAGTTCGAGTTGGCTTCGTGGCTCTGTCAATGATGATAGCAGCCTCTTCCTCCTCCACCATCTCCAGAAGCTTAATCTAGCTTGCAATAATTTCCTTGAATCACAAATCTCATCCAGATTTGGTAAGTTCACCAAATTAACACATCTTAACCTTTCTGACTCCAATTTGTTTGGCCTAGTTCCCACTGAAATGTTTCTCCTATCTCATCTTATTTCACTTGATCTCTCCAACTCTGGCCTAAGTATGGACCAACATGGTTTCAATAAGCTCTTGCAAAATCTAACAGAAATAAGATATCTTCATCTTGACTCTGTTGACATGTCTACTGTTTCAACTGGTTCTTTGGTAAACCTGTCTTCTTCTTTGATATCCCTCAACCTCAAGAATACTCAGATACAAGGCAAGTTtccaaaagaaatttttctttttccatttctcCAGACGTTAATATTGTCAACAAATAGAGACATCACAGGTAATTTGCCAGAGTTTAACAAGTGCAGTCCTCTCAAAGTACTGGATCTTTTTGGTTGCAATTTCCAAGGGTCACTTCCATCATCACTTGGAAACCTTACAGAAATCACCTATATGGATTTGTCATGGAATGGTTTTACTGGTCAAGTCCCAACTTCATTATCTAAACTAGTCCAGCTCACTTGGCTATCTCTTACACGCAACAATTTTTCTGGAAAATTTCCAGATGTTTTGGGTAATCTTAATAAATTAGAGACCATAGATCTCTCCTTTAATAATTTCAGTGGTCAGTTGCCAACATCAATATTCAACGTGAATGGACTTCTTTCCTTGGACTTTTCTTATAATCAATTTCAAGGTCAATTTCCTACTCAGATAAGCGGTCTTCCATATCTAGGTGATatcaagttaaataataatttctaa